The Deltaproteobacteria bacterium genomic interval TTCCCCTTGAGCGAACTACCCTCAACTTCACTCCCCCTTGGCGGGGTTGGTGACCTTGAGATGATGTTTCGGTTTGGCTTCCTTCACCTTCTTTTTCCTCTTGGCCATGGCAGGGCCTGTTCCTGCCAAGAGGGAAGCCAGAACCGCGAAGATCGTCAGTTTCTGATAGAGCTTCATCTTAGTCTCCTCCTTTCTTTGTTTTATTTTGCCGGTCACGGATATGGATCCGGCCATTGACCGGGATCGCATCCAGCACGACATTGATCGAGTTGTCCTTGTTGACAAACCCGATCCCGATCCGGGTCCAGAGGTTTTTCTCCTCGCTACCCCGCTCGGTAATCGTGTAGACATCTTTGAGATTTGTCTCTTCCATAGAAACCTCCTTTGTAAAAGGTTGCTAAGCAAGAGGCGTGCCAAATGGAAAAAACCAGGGAGGGGAGGGGTCTTGAGAAGTGGCTCTCGCAGACCCTCATCACCGTGCAGCCTTAGAATCATGAGGGTCGAGAGCGCAGGCGGACTTTTTGCGGCTGTGGGGCAAAAAGGACCGCCGGCAGTTCGAGAGACTTCTCCCCTCCCTGGTTTTTTTAGGGGGAACAGTTCGATTTTCGAACCGTCGGTTCGATTTTGCTACCGGCTCCGGTGCTACCGGTTCCGGTCGATGACGTAATTGGCCAGCGCCGTCAGCGCCTCTTTTTCAATGGAAGGCTTAAAGAGGACCAGTTCCCCCTTGGCCCGTTCGACGTACCGTTTGGCCAGGTTCAGGGTGTAACTGATCCCGTCATATTTTTGGATAATACTCACAATCTCCTTTAAATGCCCTTCCCCCACTTCCCGGGCGATCAGGGCATCTTTGATAATCCGGACCTCTTCAGACCGCGCCTTTTTGAGGGCGATAATCAGGGGCAGGGTCAATTTTCCCTCGCGGAGGTCGGTTCCTTTCAGTTTCCCGAATTTATCCTGTTCGCTCAAGTAGTCGAGGACGTCATCGGCCAGTTGGAAGGCGATTCCGAGAGAGAGCCCGTAATTCCTCAGGGCGACGGAGAATTCTTCAGAGATATTGCCAAGGATCGCCCCGACCTGACAGGCGGTAGCGATCAGAACGGCGGTTTTATGGGTGACAATCTGCAAATAATCCTCTTCGTTGACATCCATGCTGTTGCTCTTCGCGATCTCCAGGACCTCCCCCTCGGTGGTTTCGATCATCGCATCGGTCACCAGTTTCAGGATCTGGAGATTTTTGAGGGAGACCAGGATATCACAGGCCCGGCAGTAGAAAAAATCCCCAACGAGGACACTGACCTGATTTCCCCACCGGGCATTAGTCGAGACCTTGCCGCGGCGGAGTTCGGCGTTATCGATGACATCGTCATGAAGGAGTGAGGCGGTATGCATGAACTCCAGGGCGGCACCAGATTGGATCGCCGCCTCCCCCTGGGAACCGGCAATTCGGGCAGAGAGGAGGGTTAAGAGCGGCCGGAGCCTTTTTCCCCCGTTTTTGAGGACATATTCGGTGACATGCCGGACAAAAGGGACGCTGGAATGGAGCTTCAGTTGCATCAGCTCTTCAACCTTTTCCAGCTCTTCCCGGACAGGGAGGGCAATTGGGGCGAGTTCCATCATGGGGGTTTTGGATAGCCCTGTGATGGGGGAGTTGTCAAAGAGAATCAATGATGTTAGTTCCCCCTCTCATGCCGGCCTGTTTACTCATCCATGGTTTTACCGCTACCCCCCCCGTCATGGGGTTTCTCAAAAAATCTCTGGAAGAGGCCGGTTTTTTCACGGTGACCCCGGCCCTTGCCGGTCATGGGGGAGACTGGCAGGGGTATGAGGAGAGTGGGTGGCCGGAGTGGTATGAGTCGGTCCGTGTGGCCTATCGGGAGATGGTGGGACGGTATTCCCCCATTTTTGTGGCCGGCCAATCGTTGGGGGGGTTGCTCTCTTTGAAGCTGGCCCTGGATGTTGGGCCGGCGATCCGTGGGGTAACCTGTCTCGCCACTCCGCTTTATCTCGACAGTTTTCTGGCCCGATTTCTCCTGCCAGTGATCTGGAAGACACCGGTCCGTGAAGTTTACCGGTTTCAGCCCAAGTTTGGGCAGGCGAGCCTTGAAGATCCCGAGGGGTTGAGGCAATTCCGCCAATGGAGCCACCCGAAAATGCCGATCCGGGCGATTGTCAGCATCCGTGAACTTCAGGACCAGCTCCGCCCGGCACTGGGGGGATTCAAAACGCCTCTTCAGGTGATCTATTCCCGGAAAGACCCGCTTATTTCCGGCAAGACGAATCGGTTTTTCCGTGAAAAGATCCCGGCCCAAAAGGAGTTCTTGATCTTGGAGCGGTCGGGCCATATTATCTCGATGGATTACGAAAAAGAGGTGGTTGTCCGGAAAATGGTTGAATTTTTCAAGTCGCTCAGTCACAAGGAGGATTCACCCAAAGGGAGAGAGAGATGAAAGACCTCGTTCTTGCGATCGATCAGGGGACCACCGGCACAACGCTCCTCCTCATCAACCATGACCTCCAGATTGTGGGGAAAAAGACGAACGAGATCACCCAGTACTACCCACAGACAGGCTGGGTGGAGCATGACCCAAACGAGATCTGGGAGACCGTCCTTCGCACCCTCAAGGAGCTTCTGCAGGAAACCGGAATTTCTGCCAACCGGGTCGCCGCGATCGGGATCACGAACCAGAGGGAGACGACGATCCTCTGGGACCGGAATCTGGGGGAGACAATCGCCCGGGCGATCGTCTGGCAGGACCGGCGAACCGCCCCGATCTGCCAGGCCTTGAAAAAGAGGGGGCTTGAAAAAAAATTTCAGAAAAAGACTGGGCTCCTGTTAGACCCCTATTTTTCAGGAACAAAGATAAAATGGCTTCTGGACAATATTGAGGGGGCCAGGGAGAAGGCGGTGCAAGGGAGTCTCGCCTTCGGGACGGTCGATTGCTATCTGGTCTATCGGTTGACCGGTGGCCGGGTCCATGTGACGGACGCCTCCAATGCCTCCCGAACCTTGCTCATGGATCTGGCGGAGGTTTCCTGGGATCCAGACCTCTTAAAAATTCTTTCCATCCCGGAAAAGATTCTCCCAAAAATTGTTTCCTGTTCGGAGGTTTATGGTCAAACCAGGGGGGTTGAAGGGTTACCGGATGGGATCCCGATTGCCGGCATGGCAGGGGACCAGCAGGCGGCACTCTTCGGCCAGGCCTGTTTCAATGCGGGGGAGGTCAAATGTACCTATGGCACCGGTTCCTTTCTGGTCATGAATACCGGCTCGAGAATCATTTCCTCCAGGAGCGGAATGTTGACAACGGTGGCCTGGAAGCTGGGGGAGGATGTTGTTTATGCCCTGGAAGGTTCCGCCTTTGTCGCCGGGGCAGCGGTTCAGTGGCTCCGGGATGGCCTGAAGATTATTAAGGAGTCGGCCGAGATTGAGGATCTCGCCTCTCAGGTCCCGGATAGCGGCGGGGTGACCTTCGTGCCGGCCCTGGTTGGTTTGGGGGCACCGTATTGGCGGCCGGAGGCGCAAGGATTGATTAACGGCATCACCCGTGGGACGACCGCCAAACATATTGCCCGCGCCGTCCTTGAGGGGATTGCCTTTCTGCAACACGACATCCTCAAGGCGATGTCGTCGGACCTTGGTAAAAAACTAAAACTCCTCAAGGTCGATGGCGGGGCCTCGGCGAACAATCTTTTAATGCAATTTCAGGCGGACCTCTTAGGGGTTGAAATCATCCGGCCACGGATGGTGGAAACGACAGCCTTGGGGGCCGCCTTCCTGGCGGGGCTGGGAGTCGGTTTTTGGAAGGATATGGAAGACCTGGAGATCGGCTGGAAAGAAGACCGCCGGTTCCGGCCGCAGATGGATAAAAGAGAGGTGGCCCGGCACCTTGCCCGTTGGCAGGAGACGGTTAAAAAGGTGTAGGGACGATTCGTGAATCGCCCTACAGGAAGAAAATCAGCGTGATCAGCCCGAAGACTGGCAGAAGAATCAGGCCGGAATAGAACATGTAGCCCAGGAAAGAGGGGGTTTTAAACCCCATCTCCTCGGCGATCGCCTTCACCATAAAATTTGGTCCGTTCCCGATGTAGGAATTGGCCCCCATGAAGACCGCCCCGCAACTAATCGCCGCCAAAAGTTTTGCAGGGATGGAAATGACTTCCGGCGAGAGGTGCAACCCTTGGGCAAGCGACACAAAGGCCAGGTAAGTGGGGGCGTTATCCAACAAAGAGGAGAGCCCACCGGTCAGCCAGAAGAACTGCCAGGGTTGGGTAATCCCCGATTCGGCCCCATGTTTTTCCAAAAGGATGAGCGCCGGGACCATGGTGATAAAGATCCCCAAAAAGAGAATCGCCACCTCCTTGATTGGGTTCCAGCCAAAACCGTTTTCCTGGCGAACCAATTTTGGGGTAGTAATCAGGGAAAGTCCTGCCATCAACAGCATACCGATCTCCCTCAAAGGGGTTTGGAGAAACACGGAACCGACGACCCCCAGAAGGAAAACAAAATTCCGGACCCCTTCAATCTTAAGCGGCTGTTCCTGGATGACATCCTCAACGATATCCACAGCCGTTTCTTTGCGGTAAGCCAGGCTATCCCAGATAAAAAAAACAAGAAGGACTAACCCGACCGCCACTAGCCACTGGGGGAAGAGACGGAGGGTCCAAAAAAACGGGACGCCGCGGAGATAACCCAAAAAGAGGGGGGGGTCCCCCAGGGGTGTTAGAAGGCCGCCGATGTTACTGACCACAAAGATGAAAAAGACAGGGATGTGAAAAACATGATGCCGTTCACTATTCGTCTTGAGGAATGGCCGGACGAGGAGCATCGAGGCGCCGGTGGTCCCGATAAAATTGGCCAAGAGGGCGCCGATTGCCAGAAAGGTGGTGTTGATCGCCGGCAAGGCCCTCAGGTCACCGGTAAGCCGGATCCCCCCGGAAATGACAAAGAGAGACCCCAGGAGGATGATGAACGAGGTGTATTCGACCAGCGAGTGAAGGAGTGGGCCGGTCTGATGCGGGACAAAAATGGCCAGGACCGGCGCGGAAAAGAGGAGTGCGACAGCCAACTTATTTCTATTTTTCTCCCAAAAATGACTCGCTTTGAGGGGAAGGATGGCGATTGAGAGGAGAAGACCGGCGAATGGAAGGGCAGACCAGAGGGGAAGCGACAAGGTTTCCATCTTCAAAGGATCATATGCGGAGAAAAGAAAATGTCTAGAACTTATCGGGTAAATTGTTTACCCTAGCGAACTAATATGGAGCGCATTCAGAAAATCATCGCCGCCACCGGTCTTTGTTCCAGGCGTCAGGCCGAGGAATGGATCGAACGGGGCCGTGTCTCGGTGAATGGGGAAAAGGCGACCCTCGGGACCAAGGCTTCGATGGTCGACAAAATTCTGGTGGATGGGAAGCCGCTTTCTCCTCCCGCGGGAGAAGAATTCTGGATCCTCCACAAACCGAGAAATGTAATAGTTACCCGACGTGACCCGGAAGGAAGGACTACGATTTACGATCTCCCTTCTGTACAGACGCACCACCGTCTGTCCCTGCTGCCGGTAGGACGACTCGATTTTGATTCCGAGGGGCTCCTCCTTTTAACTTCACGCCGCGACCTAATCCACCGCCTGACCCACCCCCGTTTTGAGGTGCCGCGGACCTATGAGGTAAAGGTCAAGGGGGTTATTTCCAAAGAGACATTGGACCGGATTGGCCAAGGAATTCCCCTGAAAGAAGGGCCGACCAATCGTACAAAAGTCAGGTTGATGAAGATCAATCCCCATAACTGTTGGGTTGAGATCACCCTGAAAGAGGGAAAGAATCGGGAGGTCCGCCGGATTTTTGAGGGGGTGGGTCATCCGGTCCTGCGTCTCAAACGGGTCGCCTTCGGACCGTTCCATCTGGGAGACCTCGCTGTGGGGGCAACAAGGGCCCCGACTGCCGCCGAACGCCAGACCCTGGAGAAGATGGAGAAATTCCTGGATAAAAAGCCCTCGACAACAGACTGACTATAGGCTAGAAGCCCACCCTTCTATTCCAAAGGAGAAGGAATTATGGCAGGGATTGAAAAGGTCAGGAATATCGGGATCTCCGCCCATATTGATTCGGGCAAGACGACGCTGACCGAGCGGGTTCTCTTCTACACCAAGAAGATCCACAAGATTGAGGAGGTTCGCGGCAAGTCTGGTGTCGGGGCCACGATGGACTTCATGGACCTGGAGCGGGAGAAGGGGATCACCATCCAGTCCGCGGCGACCTATTGTGAGTGGGGGGGGTACGTAATCAACATCATTGATACCCCCGGCCATGTCGATTTTACGATTGAGGTGGAACGGGCCCTCCGTGTTTTGGACGGCGCCGTCCTTGTCCTTTGCGCCGTTTCCGGGGTGCAGAGCCAGTCGATCACGGTCGACCGGCAGATGACCCGTTACCATGTCCCGCGCATCGCCTTTGTCAACAAGATGGACCGGGCCGGCGCCGAC includes:
- a CDS encoding sodium:proton antiporter; this encodes METLSLPLWSALPFAGLLLSIAILPLKASHFWEKNRNKLAVALLFSAPVLAIFVPHQTGPLLHSLVEYTSFIILLGSLFVISGGIRLTGDLRALPAINTTFLAIGALLANFIGTTGASMLLVRPFLKTNSERHHVFHIPVFFIFVVSNIGGLLTPLGDPPLFLGYLRGVPFFWTLRLFPQWLVAVGLVLLVFFIWDSLAYRKETAVDIVEDVIQEQPLKIEGVRNFVFLLGVVGSVFLQTPLREIGMLLMAGLSLITTPKLVRQENGFGWNPIKEVAILFLGIFITMVPALILLEKHGAESGITQPWQFFWLTGGLSSLLDNAPTYLAFVSLAQGLHLSPEVISIPAKLLAAISCGAVFMGANSYIGNGPNFMVKAIAEEMGFKTPSFLGYMFYSGLILLPVFGLITLIFFL
- a CDS encoding rRNA pseudouridine synthase, whose amino-acid sequence is MERIQKIIAATGLCSRRQAEEWIERGRVSVNGEKATLGTKASMVDKILVDGKPLSPPAGEEFWILHKPRNVIVTRRDPEGRTTIYDLPSVQTHHRLSLLPVGRLDFDSEGLLLLTSRRDLIHRLTHPRFEVPRTYEVKVKGVISKETLDRIGQGIPLKEGPTNRTKVRLMKINPHNCWVEITLKEGKNREVRRIFEGVGHPVLRLKRVAFGPFHLGDLAVGATRAPTAAERQTLEKMEKFLDKKPSTTD
- a CDS encoding alpha/beta fold hydrolase → MPACLLIHGFTATPPVMGFLKKSLEEAGFFTVTPALAGHGGDWQGYEESGWPEWYESVRVAYREMVGRYSPIFVAGQSLGGLLSLKLALDVGPAIRGVTCLATPLYLDSFLARFLLPVIWKTPVREVYRFQPKFGQASLEDPEGLRQFRQWSHPKMPIRAIVSIRELQDQLRPALGGFKTPLQVIYSRKDPLISGKTNRFFREKIPAQKEFLILERSGHIISMDYEKEVVVRKMVEFFKSLSHKEDSPKGRER
- the glpK gene encoding glycerol kinase GlpK; protein product: MKDLVLAIDQGTTGTTLLLINHDLQIVGKKTNEITQYYPQTGWVEHDPNEIWETVLRTLKELLQETGISANRVAAIGITNQRETTILWDRNLGETIARAIVWQDRRTAPICQALKKRGLEKKFQKKTGLLLDPYFSGTKIKWLLDNIEGAREKAVQGSLAFGTVDCYLVYRLTGGRVHVTDASNASRTLLMDLAEVSWDPDLLKILSIPEKILPKIVSCSEVYGQTRGVEGLPDGIPIAGMAGDQQAALFGQACFNAGEVKCTYGTGSFLVMNTGSRIISSRSGMLTTVAWKLGEDVVYALEGSAFVAGAAVQWLRDGLKIIKESAEIEDLASQVPDSGGVTFVPALVGLGAPYWRPEAQGLINGITRGTTAKHIARAVLEGIAFLQHDILKAMSSDLGKKLKLLKVDGGASANNLLMQFQADLLGVEIIRPRMVETTALGAAFLAGLGVGFWKDMEDLEIGWKEDRRFRPQMDKREVARHLARWQETVKKV
- a CDS encoding polyprenyl synthetase family protein, producing MMELAPIALPVREELEKVEELMQLKLHSSVPFVRHVTEYVLKNGGKRLRPLLTLLSARIAGSQGEAAIQSGAALEFMHTASLLHDDVIDNAELRRGKVSTNARWGNQVSVLVGDFFYCRACDILVSLKNLQILKLVTDAMIETTEGEVLEIAKSNSMDVNEEDYLQIVTHKTAVLIATACQVGAILGNISEEFSVALRNYGLSLGIAFQLADDVLDYLSEQDKFGKLKGTDLREGKLTLPLIIALKKARSEEVRIIKDALIAREVGEGHLKEIVSIIQKYDGISYTLNLAKRYVERAKGELVLFKPSIEKEALTALANYVIDRNR